One genomic window of Blastopirellula retiformator includes the following:
- a CDS encoding alkaline phosphatase D family protein, translated as MCAQKIHVPGRTWNRRQVLAMGGSLLAAWPTLGGVASAAFRRNVGLGDYPFSLGVASGDPSSDGFVLWTRLAPKPLEHDGGMPNENVEVRWTVCHDEAMTKVAAQGTAIATPDMGHSVHVEVPGLDPNRWYFYQFAAAGEISPKGRARTAPNANDMLSQLKFAFASCQHFESGHYTAYQHMTREGFDVVAHLGDYIYEREGKGGKTRMHAGPYIDSLGDYRVRHAQYKTDPHLQAAHAMCPWLVTWDDHEFDNNYANEIPQHPNAKRNQNGEYMKRRARAYKAYYENMPLRMAQLPTGPDMQLYRSVKFGRLVDFDVLDTRQYRTDQPCGDGRKEPNDEVYLPEATILGDQQENWLTKQFETSDSVWNVLAQQVMMGRVDRDPSKKVGYSMDQWPGYEVNRLRMLKFFEQHPDKNPVVLTGDIHCNWANDLQVNCEDADSAAVAVEFVGTSISSGGNGAEQRDDTAMVLAQNPFVKFNNYERGYVACEVTPQTWTTHYRTVPFVTKPDAPLNTRASFVVEAGKSGLNPA; from the coding sequence ATGTGCGCCCAAAAGATTCATGTCCCTGGTCGAACCTGGAACCGTCGTCAGGTCTTGGCGATGGGAGGCTCGCTGCTCGCGGCCTGGCCGACCTTGGGGGGCGTCGCTTCGGCCGCTTTTCGTCGCAACGTCGGCTTGGGCGACTATCCGTTTTCGCTCGGCGTCGCCTCAGGCGATCCAAGCTCGGACGGTTTCGTTTTGTGGACGCGTCTGGCGCCCAAGCCGCTAGAGCATGACGGCGGCATGCCGAACGAGAACGTCGAAGTTCGCTGGACTGTCTGCCATGACGAAGCGATGACCAAGGTCGCCGCGCAAGGGACCGCGATCGCGACGCCCGACATGGGGCACTCGGTCCATGTCGAAGTGCCGGGGCTCGACCCGAACCGTTGGTACTTTTATCAGTTCGCCGCAGCCGGCGAGATCAGTCCGAAGGGACGCGCTCGGACCGCTCCGAACGCCAATGACATGCTGTCGCAACTCAAGTTCGCGTTCGCCTCGTGTCAGCACTTCGAATCGGGGCACTATACCGCGTACCAGCACATGACGCGGGAAGGATTCGACGTCGTCGCACACTTGGGCGACTACATCTACGAGCGGGAAGGGAAAGGTGGCAAGACGCGGATGCACGCCGGGCCGTACATTGACAGCCTGGGCGACTACCGCGTCCGTCACGCCCAGTACAAGACCGACCCACATCTGCAGGCGGCGCATGCGATGTGCCCTTGGCTGGTGACCTGGGACGATCACGAATTTGACAACAACTACGCCAACGAGATTCCGCAACATCCCAACGCCAAGCGGAACCAAAACGGCGAATACATGAAGCGACGTGCTCGCGCCTACAAAGCGTATTACGAGAACATGCCGCTCCGCATGGCGCAATTGCCGACTGGTCCTGACATGCAGCTTTATCGCAGCGTCAAGTTCGGTCGTCTGGTCGACTTCGACGTGCTCGATACGCGGCAGTATCGGACCGATCAGCCGTGCGGCGATGGTCGCAAAGAGCCGAATGACGAAGTCTACCTGCCGGAAGCGACGATCCTAGGCGATCAGCAGGAAAACTGGTTGACCAAACAGTTCGAGACTTCGGACAGCGTTTGGAACGTGCTGGCGCAGCAAGTGATGATGGGCCGCGTCGATCGCGACCCGAGCAAAAAGGTCGGCTATTCGATGGATCAATGGCCCGGCTACGAAGTGAACCGTCTGCGGATGCTGAAGTTCTTCGAACAACACCCCGACAAGAACCCGGTCGTCTTGACCGGCGACATCCACTGCAATTGGGCGAACGACTTGCAGGTCAATTGCGAAGACGCCGATTCGGCGGCTGTGGCGGTCGAATTTGTCGGCACGTCGATCAGCTCGGGCGGCAATGGCGCCGAACAGCGCGATGATACCGCGATGGTATTGGCGCAAAATCCGTTCGTCAAATTCAATAACTACGAACGGGGCTACGTCGCTTGCGAAGTCACGCCGCAAACCTGGACGACCCACTATCGCACGGTGCCGTTCGTCACCAAGCCAGATGCACCGCTCAACACGCGAGCCAGCTTCGTTGTCGAAGCAGGTAAGTCGGGTCTGAATCCGGCGTAA
- the corA gene encoding magnesium/cobalt transporter CorA encodes MFHKRHPQVGAAPGTLVIPEDAPTPRFRQILYSIDGLKSDRPITDLEELEAAPESGVSWVDIQGFGDRRLLVELAETYGLHPLLLEDVVNVPQRSKVELHDDNLLIVLRMVKVEEDAKITIEQVGIVLGEDYVLTFQEKYGDVFDPIRKRITAGHRRFREKRADYLAYSIADSIIDHYYPALEVIGERMEDLEEEAVVAPTTAILQKIHHMKNRLINLRRALWPQREALHSMVWEPNTLVGEEVRLHLRDTYDHCVQTTEVIEMYRDMVSGMINTYLSAMANRTNEIMRVLTIVSTIFIPMSFLAGVYGMNFVDMPELHWTFGYPMFWSLATVLAVGMLIFFGRKGWLRPQETKQVNDPE; translated from the coding sequence ATGTTCCACAAACGTCATCCCCAAGTCGGCGCCGCTCCCGGAACCTTGGTCATTCCCGAGGACGCCCCGACGCCCAGATTCCGCCAGATCCTCTATTCGATCGATGGCCTGAAGTCGGACCGACCGATCACCGATCTGGAGGAATTGGAAGCGGCGCCCGAATCAGGGGTCTCGTGGGTCGATATTCAAGGCTTCGGCGATCGCCGACTGCTGGTCGAACTGGCCGAGACCTACGGACTGCACCCGCTGTTGCTGGAAGATGTCGTCAACGTACCGCAGCGGTCGAAGGTGGAACTGCACGATGACAATCTGTTGATCGTCTTGCGGATGGTCAAAGTGGAGGAAGACGCCAAGATTACGATCGAGCAGGTCGGAATCGTCCTGGGCGAAGACTATGTGCTGACCTTCCAGGAGAAATACGGAGACGTGTTCGACCCGATCCGCAAACGAATCACCGCCGGACACCGCCGCTTTAGAGAAAAGCGAGCCGACTACCTGGCCTACTCGATCGCCGACTCGATCATTGACCATTATTACCCGGCGCTCGAAGTGATTGGCGAGCGTATGGAAGACCTGGAAGAAGAGGCGGTCGTCGCTCCAACAACCGCGATTCTGCAAAAAATCCATCACATGAAGAACCGCCTGATCAACCTCCGCCGGGCACTCTGGCCACAGCGCGAGGCGCTGCACTCGATGGTCTGGGAACCGAATACGCTTGTCGGAGAAGAAGTTCGCCTGCACTTGCGCGACACTTACGATCACTGCGTGCAGACGACCGAAGTGATCGAAATGTACCGTGACATGGTCAGCGGCATGATCAACACCTACCTCTCGGCGATGGCCAATCGCACCAACGAGATAATGCGGGTACTGACAATCGTCTCGACCATCTTCATTCCGATGTCCTTTTTGGCAGGCGTCTACGGGATGAACTTCGTCGACATGCCAGAACTGCACTGGACGTTTGGCTACCCAATGTTCTGGTCGCTGGCGACCGTATTAGCCGTTGGCATGTTGATCTTCTTTGGTCGCAAAGGATGGCTACGCCCGCAAGAGACCAAGCAGGTAAACGACCCCGAGTAA
- the rimK gene encoding 30S ribosomal protein S6--L-glutamate ligase, with protein MDIVILSRKASLYSTRRLREAAVERGHDVRVVDYLRCYMDITSHRPRVLYQGEELVPDAIIPRIGASYTFYGTAVVRQFEMMGVFTVNESQAINRSRDKLRSTQLLARDGVGLPVTGFAHSTKDIDGLISIAGGSPCVVKLIEGTQGVGVILAETKKAAQAVIEAFRGLDANILVQEFIKEAGGSDIRCIVVGNRVIATMKRQAAPGEFRSNLHRGGYADKIKITPEERTTAKRAAKTMGLNVAGVDILRSNHGPVVMEVNSSPGLEGIEGATEVDVAGKVIEFIEQHAKPGRQRDKGKG; from the coding sequence ATGGATATCGTAATCCTCTCCCGGAAAGCCTCTCTGTATTCGACCCGTCGCCTGCGCGAAGCGGCCGTAGAGCGAGGGCATGACGTCCGTGTGGTCGATTATCTCCGCTGCTACATGGACATCACGTCGCATCGTCCCCGGGTCTTATACCAGGGGGAAGAACTAGTTCCCGACGCGATTATTCCCCGAATTGGCGCCAGCTATACTTTCTATGGGACCGCGGTCGTTCGCCAGTTTGAAATGATGGGCGTCTTCACCGTCAACGAGTCGCAGGCGATCAATCGCTCGCGAGACAAACTCCGCTCGACCCAGTTGCTAGCACGCGACGGGGTTGGCTTGCCGGTTACCGGCTTCGCCCACTCAACCAAGGATATCGATGGCCTGATCTCGATCGCCGGCGGTTCGCCCTGCGTCGTCAAGCTGATCGAAGGGACCCAAGGTGTCGGCGTGATCCTGGCCGAAACCAAGAAGGCGGCCCAGGCCGTTATCGAGGCGTTCCGCGGTCTGGATGCGAACATCCTGGTTCAGGAGTTCATCAAAGAGGCAGGCGGCAGCGATATTCGCTGCATCGTCGTCGGCAATCGGGTGATCGCCACGATGAAACGCCAGGCCGCGCCGGGCGAGTTCCGCTCGAACCTGCATCGCGGCGGCTATGCCGACAAGATCAAGATTACGCCGGAAGAGCGAACCACCGCCAAGCGAGCCGCCAAGACGATGGGGCTGAACGTGGCGGGCGTCGACATCCTTCGCTCGAACCATGGCCCGGTGGTGATGGAAGTCAATTCTTCGCCTGGGCTGGAAGGGATCGAAGGGGCGACCGAGGTCGACGTGGCAGGTAAAGTGATCGAATTTATCGAACAGCACGCCAAGCCCGGCCGCCAACGCGATAAAGGGAAGGGCTAG
- a CDS encoding succinylglutamate desuccinylase/aspartoacylase family protein, whose amino-acid sequence MTGNEGESAEPRIKRPIDDWNGVIIEPGQTRDVQVSIGESYSGFDVLIPVQVRRAVEDGPVVFITAALHGDEINGTGAIRSLIMDDTLRLKKGVLVLAPVLNILGFDNHTRYLPDRRDLNRVFPGSPSGSLASRMARRIFDEIVARCDYGIDLHTAAIRRTNFPNVRVDWGNPEARKLAEAFGSELIVTGKGPIGAFRRTACGVGCATIILEAGEVSKVEPSIVNWELRGIRNVLVKLGMISGTHVPASRKFIIDKTKWVRADRGGFLQFHAAPGEVVRQGQLLATNAGLLGNQLNQIVAPFDAIVIGTTTLPAVSPGEPICHLGFLVDDAQMVQNHLEKDEMYGTVSDHLATSMVIDRPHDTGG is encoded by the coding sequence ATGACGGGCAATGAAGGCGAGTCCGCGGAGCCGCGGATCAAGCGTCCCATCGACGATTGGAACGGCGTCATTATTGAGCCAGGGCAGACCCGCGACGTGCAGGTTTCGATCGGCGAAAGCTACAGCGGCTTTGACGTCTTGATCCCGGTGCAAGTGCGCCGGGCAGTTGAAGATGGTCCGGTCGTCTTTATTACCGCCGCTTTGCATGGGGACGAGATCAACGGGACCGGCGCGATCCGGTCGTTGATCATGGATGACACGCTACGGCTCAAAAAAGGGGTTCTCGTCCTGGCCCCGGTGCTCAATATCCTCGGGTTCGATAACCATACCCGCTATCTCCCCGATCGCCGCGACTTGAATCGCGTTTTCCCGGGGTCCCCGAGCGGCAGTCTTGCCAGTCGGATGGCGCGGCGAATCTTTGACGAGATCGTCGCTCGCTGCGACTACGGTATCGACCTGCACACGGCGGCGATTCGGCGGACGAACTTTCCCAATGTTCGGGTCGATTGGGGCAATCCGGAGGCCCGCAAGCTGGCCGAGGCGTTCGGCAGCGAGTTGATCGTGACCGGCAAGGGCCCGATTGGGGCGTTCCGCCGTACGGCCTGCGGCGTCGGCTGTGCGACGATCATTTTGGAGGCGGGCGAGGTCTCGAAGGTCGAACCGTCGATCGTCAATTGGGAGCTGCGAGGGATTCGAAACGTGCTGGTTAAGCTGGGAATGATCTCCGGTACTCATGTGCCGGCGTCGCGGAAGTTTATCATCGACAAGACAAAGTGGGTACGCGCCGATCGGGGTGGTTTTCTACAGTTTCACGCCGCGCCCGGTGAGGTGGTCCGTCAGGGGCAACTCTTAGCGACCAACGCCGGGCTGCTTGGCAACCAGCTGAATCAAATCGTCGCCCCGTTTGATGCGATCGTCATCGGCACGACAACGCTGCCGGCGGTAAGCCCTGGCGAGCCGATCTGTCATTTAGGTTTCTTGGTCGACGACGCCCAAATGGTGCAAAACCATCTAGAGAAGGATGAAATGTACGGCACGGTGAGCGATCACCTAGCGACGAGCATGGTGATTGACCGACCGCACGATACCGGCGGCTAG
- a CDS encoding cold-shock protein: MPEGKIKRLTDKGFGFIDTGSNKDLFFHMSSLEGVRYDDLREGQTVSYVEGQGPKGPRAEQVQLI, from the coding sequence ATGCCAGAAGGTAAAATCAAGCGTTTGACCGACAAGGGTTTCGGTTTCATCGACACCGGGTCAAACAAGGACTTGTTCTTCCACATGTCGAGTTTGGAAGGCGTCCGCTACGACGATTTGCGCGAAGGCCAAACGGTCTCGTACGTCGAAGGCCAAGGTCCGAAGGGTCCGCGCGCTGAGCAGGTCCAACTGATCTGA
- a CDS encoding hemolysin family protein produces the protein MLTLILYIVGFICLSGVAALVDAAILSVSRSEVEEMVMKKLPGAVALQAVKNRITRAVVVVVILTNTINILGPILAGNKAIELYGDTVIGIVTAILTFGTIIFSEIIPKSLGTHYAPLISRLAAPPILALIYVLYPIVLPLDWISRQMQQGERPVGTEAQIRSLATLGRTAGHVDNDELRLVHRAFLLNDKTAADIMTPLKDIVGVQRDAKVKDAAKQVLQHTHSRYPVFGNSVNEVIGMVISHDILGELTEEQDAAPIEGLVRPAMVIPAETRCDDLLKEFRAKRIHLAIVQQEEKTVGLVTLEDVLEELVGEIDDEKEAS, from the coding sequence ATGCTTACCCTGATCCTTTACATCGTTGGCTTCATCTGCCTTTCCGGGGTCGCCGCCTTGGTCGATGCCGCCATCCTGAGCGTCTCGCGCAGCGAGGTTGAGGAGATGGTCATGAAGAAGCTGCCGGGCGCCGTCGCTTTACAGGCAGTGAAAAACCGGATCACCCGGGCGGTGGTCGTCGTCGTGATTCTGACCAACACGATCAATATCTTGGGGCCGATCCTGGCCGGCAACAAGGCGATCGAGCTATACGGCGATACCGTGATCGGCATCGTCACGGCGATCTTGACCTTCGGCACGATCATCTTCTCCGAGATCATTCCCAAGTCGCTCGGTACGCATTACGCTCCGCTGATCTCCCGATTGGCGGCGCCCCCGATCTTAGCGCTGATCTACGTCTTGTACCCGATTGTGCTGCCGTTGGACTGGATCTCGCGGCAGATGCAACAAGGGGAACGTCCTGTCGGGACCGAGGCGCAGATTCGCTCGCTGGCGACGCTGGGACGAACCGCGGGGCATGTCGACAATGATGAACTGCGGCTGGTCCATCGCGCGTTTCTGCTGAACGACAAAACGGCCGCCGACATCATGACGCCGCTGAAAGATATCGTCGGCGTTCAGCGAGACGCAAAGGTCAAAGACGCCGCCAAGCAGGTCTTGCAGCATACGCACTCGCGCTACCCCGTCTTTGGCAACTCGGTCAACGAAGTGATTGGCATGGTCATCAGTCACGACATCCTTGGAGAACTGACCGAAGAGCAAGACGCGGCGCCAATTGAAGGGCTGGTTCGTCCGGCGATGGTGATCCCAGCTGAGACGCGTTGTGATGACCTGCTGAAGGAGTTTCGCGCCAAGCGGATTCATCTGGCGATCGTGCAGCAAGAGGAGAAGACGGTCGGCTTGGTGACGCTGGAGGATGTGCTGGAAGAGCTGGTCGGCGAGATCGACGACGAAAAAGAAGCGTCGTAG
- a CDS encoding zinc ribbon domain-containing protein — protein MSSRPAAPIRRIGFTLVELLVVVAVIGLVTALLLPAVQMARESAQKAKRQSSPMATPLAEAPIARPSSQDVTPLPTIERLEQRMKLDSSYHRIGWDIFSRFVVASEGSLQVAPPTGEQRQVSLLLPFPAGAVEASHVKVDLKDADGQPLGAEQVVYGRDGIACRYTFTDDQPIVVDWTFQVSGRDDFVYRLPPAVKIGDGEVTLQLDVATWSIPDEALQPTNVNANQLHWEIANLVTMPAIRVNIPSAQTPTARVLLLLRLTGVAVLFFGAGFWYLSELDHPGHLDDFRWGRFTLLAGNFCFFFLIFTTLEFHGQLHTWQSVLIAAILSLPLLTLHVTRILDLRFALWRVIPLTLLSLGIVMSGVYGGAYRDYLMIAAAFLIVAIVTLTFGQWRAQRESHDRQLLEDRRAYALQLLEWCVSDVAPRLATVRQMYIDASQHSADLSGAENIELREELEYSGKRVADVEDNFLEVREQLEQQATTADSPLPSSYYKQITDKLSQQVFLWNGRLTSLLQRLERIAPAAARPDEAGEAHCSSCGEKVAGGRFCHACGVPLARRLGCSKCGETATIPVHLLQEEAIDDAVHCFHCGTVLKL, from the coding sequence ATGTCGTCGCGCCCTGCTGCGCCGATCCGGCGGATCGGCTTTACCCTCGTCGAATTGTTAGTGGTCGTCGCCGTGATTGGGCTGGTGACCGCGCTGCTGTTACCGGCGGTTCAGATGGCCCGCGAGTCGGCCCAGAAGGCGAAGCGGCAGTCCTCGCCGATGGCGACGCCGCTGGCCGAAGCCCCGATTGCACGCCCCTCGTCGCAAGATGTGACCCCGCTGCCGACGATCGAGCGTCTCGAGCAGCGCATGAAGTTGGACTCCAGCTACCATCGCATTGGCTGGGATATCTTTTCGCGGTTCGTCGTCGCCAGCGAAGGTTCATTGCAGGTCGCTCCGCCGACCGGTGAGCAGCGGCAAGTTTCGCTCTTGTTGCCATTTCCGGCCGGAGCCGTAGAAGCGAGTCATGTAAAGGTCGACCTCAAAGATGCTGACGGACAGCCGCTCGGGGCAGAGCAAGTTGTGTACGGCCGCGACGGCATCGCGTGCCGCTATACGTTTACCGACGACCAACCGATCGTGGTCGACTGGACCTTTCAGGTGTCGGGGCGAGATGATTTCGTCTATCGCTTGCCGCCGGCGGTGAAGATTGGTGACGGAGAAGTAACGCTTCAGCTGGATGTTGCGACCTGGTCTATTCCGGACGAAGCGCTGCAGCCGACCAATGTGAACGCAAATCAACTGCACTGGGAGATCGCCAACCTGGTAACGATGCCGGCGATCCGCGTCAATATTCCGTCAGCCCAAACGCCAACGGCGCGCGTCTTGTTGCTGTTGCGTCTGACCGGCGTCGCGGTTCTCTTTTTCGGGGCTGGGTTCTGGTATCTCAGCGAGCTTGATCACCCGGGGCATCTCGACGACTTTCGCTGGGGACGCTTCACCCTGTTGGCGGGCAACTTCTGTTTCTTCTTTTTGATTTTCACGACGTTGGAGTTTCATGGGCAACTCCACACATGGCAGTCGGTTTTGATCGCGGCGATATTGTCGCTGCCGCTGCTAACGTTGCATGTGACGCGGATTCTTGACCTACGTTTCGCCCTGTGGCGCGTGATTCCGCTGACGTTGCTCTCGCTGGGGATCGTAATGAGCGGGGTCTATGGAGGCGCCTATCGCGACTATCTGATGATCGCGGCGGCATTTCTGATTGTCGCAATCGTGACGCTCACCTTCGGCCAGTGGCGGGCTCAGCGCGAATCGCACGATCGCCAACTGCTCGAAGATCGCAGGGCATACGCGCTGCAATTGCTCGAGTGGTGCGTCAGCGATGTTGCGCCGCGATTGGCGACGGTCCGCCAAATGTATATCGATGCGTCGCAGCATTCTGCGGATTTAAGCGGCGCCGAAAATATCGAACTGCGGGAAGAGCTGGAATACTCTGGAAAGCGGGTTGCCGATGTCGAAGACAACTTTCTCGAGGTGCGCGAACAGCTAGAACAACAAGCGACGACCGCAGATTCTCCGCTGCCGAGTTCTTACTACAAACAAATTACCGATAAGTTGTCGCAACAAGTCTTTCTTTGGAACGGGCGGCTAACGTCGCTGTTGCAGCGATTAGAGCGAATCGCTCCGGCGGCGGCTCGCCCAGATGAGGCGGGTGAGGCGCATTGCTCCTCTTGTGGAGAGAAGGTGGCAGGCGGGCGCTTCTGCCACGCTTGCGGCGTTCCCTTGGCTCGCCGCCTAGGTTGCAGCAAATGTGGTGAAACCGCTACCATTCCGGTTCATTTGCTGCAGGAAGAGGCCATCGACGATGCGGTCCACTGCTTTCATTGCGGGACAGTGCTCAAGCTCTAG
- a CDS encoding leucine-rich repeat domain-containing protein has product MLRSPAILKTLAAAFSVCLFVSLSARQAAAVPFFWEVFEKQYVSPDGDDKAKQFAAAATTAKCNVCHVDGQSKKQRNPYGAILAETLHKDQFSKDRLEKERDKAEAEVVAALKAAADTKANDKQTYGELIAAGQLPTAAEAKPEPMPEAKPEEGAKTEEVAALSPEEIAKLKRELRAEMEAELAAAKAALAAAIPKMLEATRTANEIAAKYPQAPIDEQAEAEAVKQITALGGTVNRIAQSSDAKVVTYHLSDKPVNDDALAPIRKIGNVVEVNLMGTEVTDAGLEHLAGLKSLERINLAKTKVTDAGLRYLAACEKLSYLNLYGTAVTDAGIDHLYSLPSLRNLYLWQTKATPEGAKQLSAAIPGLQTNLGSM; this is encoded by the coding sequence ATGTTGCGATCGCCAGCTATCCTCAAAACGCTTGCCGCCGCGTTCAGTGTTTGCCTGTTCGTTTCGTTGTCGGCCCGTCAGGCTGCGGCGGTGCCGTTCTTCTGGGAAGTCTTCGAGAAGCAATACGTCAGCCCGGATGGAGACGACAAAGCGAAGCAGTTCGCTGCGGCGGCCACGACCGCCAAGTGCAACGTTTGCCATGTCGATGGGCAATCGAAGAAGCAGCGCAACCCGTACGGCGCCATCCTGGCCGAGACTCTGCACAAAGATCAGTTCTCGAAGGATCGCCTCGAAAAAGAACGGGACAAGGCCGAAGCCGAAGTCGTCGCCGCCCTAAAAGCGGCCGCCGACACGAAGGCGAACGACAAACAAACCTATGGCGAGTTGATCGCCGCTGGCCAACTGCCCACCGCCGCCGAGGCGAAGCCGGAGCCCATGCCGGAAGCGAAACCGGAAGAAGGCGCCAAGACCGAAGAGGTCGCCGCGCTCTCGCCGGAAGAGATCGCCAAGCTGAAGCGCGAACTACGGGCTGAAATGGAAGCCGAACTGGCGGCCGCCAAAGCGGCGCTGGCTGCGGCGATTCCGAAGATGCTGGAAGCGACTCGCACCGCCAACGAAATCGCCGCCAAGTACCCGCAAGCGCCGATTGACGAACAGGCGGAAGCCGAAGCGGTCAAACAGATCACGGCGCTGGGCGGTACGGTCAATCGGATCGCGCAAAGCAGCGACGCCAAGGTGGTCACGTATCATCTTTCGGACAAGCCGGTTAACGACGACGCGCTGGCGCCGATCCGCAAGATTGGCAACGTGGTCGAAGTCAACCTGATGGGAACTGAAGTCACCGACGCGGGGCTGGAGCATCTGGCCGGACTGAAGAGCCTGGAACGGATTAACCTGGCGAAGACCAAGGTGACTGACGCTGGTTTGCGTTACCTGGCTGCCTGCGAGAAGCTGAGCTATTTGAATCTGTACGGGACCGCAGTGACCGACGCCGGCATCGATCACCTGTACAGCTTGCCCAGCCTGCGAAATCTTTACCTGTGGCAGACGAAGGCGACGCCGGAAGGCGCCAAGCAGTTGTCGGCGGCGATTCCGGGATTGCAGACGAATCTAGGTTCTATGTAA